Genomic window (Rhododendron vialii isolate Sample 1 chromosome 4a, ASM3025357v1):
AAACCTCCAATCCAAAGAGACGTTCACTCCGCCACCAGAGATTAGCTCCCAGAAGCCCCCCTCCACGGGAGTGGGTTCAGCCGCCATAGTCCAGAACACGGCAAACATAACCCCCGTCACTCTCGAGCAAGTGCGAGCACTCATCCAATCCAAAAAGAAACCACTCGCCTTCGCCCCCAATGTGGACCTTTGCCCTCCGTATCCTATAGTGGTCGCAAGCATGCCATATCCAGAGGGATACACGGTCCCTAAGTTCATCCGTTTCGACGGAAGGAAAGGAAACGCCAAAGAGCACGTCATCCGTTTTGTAGACAGCATTGGCGTCTACAACGGTGATTGTAACTTAAGGCTACGAGAGTTCTCTAAATCCTTGACGGACAAGGCGTACTCATGGTATGCCAATCTCGCTCCTAGCTCGGTCCTCTCTTGGGAGGACATGGTAAAAAAGTTCTACTCCAAGTTCTTTTACGTGGAGGACCGCCTCATAACCCTCCAACTGATGAAGGTGACCCAAAGGCCCTTCAAGGACTTGAATGCTTATGTCCGCCGCTTCCGCGAACTATCGGTGGATGTTCAAGAACCGATATCGGAAGACCACGTAACCAAGATTTGTGTGGACGGAATGCAGCAAACCTTCAAGCCCCATTTGGTCACTCACCACTTCCCAGATTTCTCCGCTTTGTATGAGGCGGCCCGGAACTTGAACGAAATAGTGGAACCCCCACTTCCTCCACATTCGCTACCAACATTCCCCTTACGGAAGGCACCCGAGTTCCAGACAGACGGCTTACGCGGCCTCTGGCCCACCACCTAATCGAGGTCGGGGGTACCCGGCAAAACGCCCGAAGTACAATGAGCCTCCACCTTTGCCGGTAACAGCAGCGGAGGCCCAAGCATTCTTGGACGCTTGGGTGCAGGATGGGAAGGTGGTACTTCCAGAAGCCAGAAAGGAGCCTACCCGGAGAGCTATGGAACATCCGGACTATTGCATTTGTCATAGGATGGTCCGCCACCCTACCAAAGACTGTTGGGGCCTCCGgaatttatttgaaaagtttgtGACGGAATAGGCCATGGAGCTCCCAGGCAACTAAAGGTGTCCTTCGAAATCCCTTCCCAACTCACAGAGATTGGTGACCAAATTTGTGAGCTCTATGTACTATACCTCGTTAGAAGCTTTATCAAAGTATCAAATTATCATTGCATTCCTCCATGCCTTAAATTTTCTCCATAATAGAAAGAAAGGGAATCATAATCACCTAGCTTCCAGAGACTTGCCCCCCGGGCACGAGCTTGCCAAGCTTCTGATCGCCTATAGAGATATTGTCTACCAATACTCTTGGCCCTCGCGCCATGGGAATATTGCAAGCCTAGCCTAATCGGGGGCTTGTTGACCAACCCGTCCTAGGCTTGGCCAACCAACATGCTTAGCATTGGTTGACTGCCAAAGCACCGCAGGATTGTCTCCATCTACGAATCGCCATCGAAAATGTAATAATGTCGAGCACCGCCTCATTTGATCGCCCATTGAAATATTGTCTAACAATATTCTCCGCCACTGCGTTGTGGGAATCGCAAGCCTAGCCTAATCGGGGGCTTGTTGATCCTTCCTTCCGGCGCTTGGCCAACCTACCTAGCATGGGTTGACTGCCAAAGCACCGCCGGACTCCATACAGGAATCGCCATGGAAAATATAACGCCATGTATCGCCTTACTCGATCGCTCATCGAGATATTGTTTACCAATATTCTCAGCCACCACGCCGCGGGAGTCGCAAGCCTAGCCTAATCGGGGGTTTGACGACCATCCCATCCTCCATCTTGGGCTTTGCCAACCTGCGTGCTTAGCACTGGTTGACAGCCGAAGCACCACAGGATCGTCTCCATCCACGAATCGCCATTGAAATCACAATGACATCGAGCGTCGCCTTATTTTTAATCGCCAATAAAGATATTGCCCGCGATCATACAATCCCCCCCTCCTGCATGCCTCGATGCTCTCATTCCgccaaattacaaaaaaaaggggggCAAAGATCGGGAAGACACGCCTCCCTCCCTAGAAAAATCTAGAAGATATACCCCAATGGGGAAGCACACCTCCCTCCTAGGGAAATCTGGAAGATACGCCCTCTGCCTAAAAGCGATGCCCTCTCACACGCCCTCATAGGGAAATCTGGAAGATACGCCCCCCCGCCTAAAAGCGACGCCCTCTCACACGCCTAAGCAGTCACGTAACTctcttgaaaggaaaaaaaattcttttatgCAGTTTGGCGAAACGACAACCAAAGGCAAAACGGTAAATACAAACGAGAGATTGCAAGCCAAAGATACTCCATACATTCACTACCAAAAGTCTATTACAGAATAGGCAGGAGaagcacaaaaaaagaaaagcaaactGCCAAAGGatttttcctccaaattttCCGCCACCGAAGGTTCATTACATATGAAGATCATTACTACCATTACTAAGGTTCATGAAACATGGTAGTTCAAGACATTACAAAGGAAACAAGCATCAGCAAAACAAAAGTGAACCACCCGGCTCCCCATCCTTCTTCACCGCCGTAGCCCTTGACCGGCGTGACTAGACATATCAAAGCCTCCTGAGCTGGCACTCTCGCGCTCGGCTACTTCACCCTCAagctttttcttccttttcctcaaCCGCGCCGCCGTCGCTTCAACCTCCTCCAATTCTTTACTTACCTTCTCCAACCGATCCCGCCAAGCCGGGAGCTCAAGAAGGAAAGCCATCTGATCTATCCTCTTATGGAGCCAATCAACCTCCAATTGGTAACTTCCCAATGCAGCCAGACCACCATACACAGATGCAAACTCCTCAGGCATAGCTTTGGGCAAGCTCACATCCTCCAGCAATTCCACAAACGATACCAAGGAAGCTAGTGCTAACCTCCTGGAAAAGCTACTCATGTTGCCGAGCCAAACAAAGGTACTAGGCCACTGAAAAAAGATGTCGGACAATAAAAATCGATGCTCCTCCCGAGCCTCGGCAAACAACACATTTGGCCTTAGCTTCACCTTTTCCTTCGTCTCCAAAGTCACGATGACACTCCCATCAGGATAGCGCGCTATCATAAAGGCACCCTCTTTCCACCAACGACGACTACTGCGCATTTCGGTCTCATTCGCCCCCTCTGGCAAGCTCGATGGCGCTAAGTCTTGCGCAATTGACTCGCCACTACCGCCCTCCTCCACATGGTTGAATCCCACCTGGTCCTCCACTAAACCGGCCTCTTCCTCCTCATCCCTTCGGTCACCATCACAATCATCCTCTTCACTTTCCTCTTCActcccttcttcctcctccatttcctcctctccctcttcgCTCGGCACTACACCCGACGAACGCATGTGACGGAGTGATTTACCCTTCCATGGATGAGACCCCCCCATAGCCGATACCCCCAGATATCATTCATAACTCCATGCACCGCCACATTTTGATCGAAAGTGCCTATCGCCTCCAAAGAATCGGAAGGCACCTCCAAACCTCCTCCGGCCGCCATTGTTGAAACCTCCACTCGTGGTGTTTTTACCACCTCTTCCACAACATCAGGTTGAATCGCTTGCGAGCTCTCCTCACTACCCTTCCCTGGCTGAGGCACACTCTCGGAGGCCACCCCCTCATCCCCCCAGATATCATCCATACCTCCATGCGCTGCCGCATGTTGATCTACGGTACTTACCACCTCTACGGAATTGGAAGGCACATTCGAACCCCCTCCAGTCTCCATCTCCGAGACTTCCCCTCGTGATGTTCTTACTGCCGCCTCCACACCATCGGGTCGAACCGCCTTCGAGCTCTCCTGATCTCCCTTGGAAGTCTACAAAAAAAAGGTGCAACAAAAGCATCATTACACTAGAAATttagcaatattttttttaaagacatGCGAAGGCAACGAATTCCAACCTTTCTTCGCTTGCCGGACTTGGTCACCTCCACAGCATCTCTCGCAGGCCTCTTTGAAGTATGCTTACTACTCGATCGTGCTCCCTCTGCCCGGCCCTCTCCATCTCGGTCACTCAAAGATGCACTACCGCCCACATCCTTCTCCACAGTGCCATATGTATTTTTGAGATGCTCTCTCACCCTCCCCAACACCTCCTCCTTAACATATAACTACCGGGCACCAAACGACGCAAGGGCCGGATCCTTCACCTTCGGAAGACATAACTCACCATCTTGGCTCATTACTTCCTCCACTTCCAAAGACACGGGAACTCCTTTCACATATTCCACGAAGCGTACCAGGTTATCCCTCCAATACTCCCTATAAAGTTTCGTACATCCTCCCATCCTTTTAGCCCCAGGCAACGTGATCGTATTCATTGACCTAAGCTCCGCCGGGAAGGCCGATTTCAGGAACCTCTTCCACACATCTCCACACCCCCCGATGGCAGAAATGGTTTCGGCACCCCCTGATCAACCCGAATTGGCGTGCAACCCTCATCGGATCGTAAATCACAGAACCATACTTCCCATTCACAAAATATGGTAACTCCCCCCTCATCATACAACTCATCCTAAAAAGCTCCGTCGTGGATGCATCATCCTTATTCGCAAAGGCCACCACATCCTCCTCCAAGTACACGTTAAAAGGAAATACCCCCTTCGGCGTGTTCACATACGATCGAGTAACAAACtctccctcaacatcaagaacaTCGGCAATACTACCCTGCACATCCTGGATGCCACTTCCTGACCATCGCGCCGATCGGCATACATTTCGGCACGGTTCCCCCCTCTCTCCACTACCACCCGCCCCAAAATCATTCGGTTTAGGTGCAACTTTAGGAAACCGCTCAAACAAGAACATATGAAGAAAGTTGGTGGCCACATAAATCGGCAAGTCATACCTCCCGCAAGAGCGTCGCGCCGCATCTTGAAGCATGTCTAATCTTTTGAACAAAGTCCCCAAAAACAACGGGGCCAACGGTACGGATTCCCCGGAAGCAAGGATCGTCGCAAGTTCAAACAATGTCGTATCAACACCATCCTTCGGAGGACCAGGAAAAATGTACCAAGTTAGCCAATAGGCTAAGAACGCTGCCAAGTGAGCCGATTCTTTCAATCCCGACCCGTCCGTCACTACATGAGCTTCCTCCCCGGCCTTCGTTGCACCCAAATCCTTATATCAATATCGTGCCCATTCAGTAAAGGTATTCTTCACTCCATTGTGGCCCTTCTCCCGGCGAACGGATTTCCGCAGTGCATCGACCATATCTTGTTGTGAAGGAGAAAGTCTCCCGGCGGACGGGTCAACTTTTCCCAACATGGGCAACCTCAACAGACAGCCCACATCCTCCAAAGTGGGTCCGGTCTCATCCCAAGCTACCGGAAGAGTATGAGAATTGGCACTCCATCGGGACACCACGACATCCATCCACTTCCGCTCCCGCAGAACAACCAATCGCAAACTGTTCACCACGGCACGATGGACATCGGCTTTTCTCAATAACTCCATAAAATCGGCATTCCCCAAAATATCATTCGCCGATTATCCCCTCCTCCTGTTTGATCGGCTCCGCCGCCCACCTCTCTAACCGAACCCCCAGACCGAACCCCCAGACCGAACCCCCAAGTCTTCCAAAACCCTCCTACCGAAAACCAATGATCCTCGCCCACGCTCGCGATCGCCCTAAGCCCACGATTGTGcctcctctctccccctctcggCCCGCCTCTCggtttctctctccccctctcagtttctctccctctctttctccctctcttttctttctcaccaaaagaaaaacaaaagggggaagagatattaaaaaaaaagggggtggAAGAGAGTCTTCGAGATTTAAGTCTTGTGAGATTTCGCGGAGGACCACGCCTCCCTCCTaaatttagttttcttttccGGAGGTGTAGGACTTGGGATTAACCCCGGATATCACCTCCTCCCTATGCAAAGAACTCACTTACTTCCTCCGAGAATATCAAAATTCCACCAAGTCCAGGAAgtttactttctctctctaaaaaaaatcctaaagcTCTCAAACTTTTCACTCTTTTGGGGTAGAAAGTAAAAATGAGAAGGTGAAATGGAATTTATACTACTCCTCCTCGCAAAATGAAGAGCCACACCATTTTTAGAACGCAAGGACGTCCTATCATATTCCTAACCATATGACAAGATATGAGTCTTTCCATAAAAAGAAGCTGTGAAGACCCAGTGGACATACAATACAAGGGGACATTATTGCCCGCACACACTCACCTCGCAACATGAGTATATGCACGCAAGGGGACATTAACGCGGGCAAACGATACACATCGCATCCGGACGAGcatcctccaaaaaaaataaaaataaaataaaaatcttctGGCGCCCCATCCTAGGAGGAACAAGGTTCCCTCCACGGTTCAATTATGCCCGCACACACTCACCTCGTGACATAAGTATATGCGCGCAAGGGGACATTAATGTGGGTATACGATATATCTCGCAACCGGATGCACCTTCTTCAAGAACTCCGCCGATGACCATCTCctggaggagcatgcctccttcACAAGGTCCATCTCctggaggagcatgcctcctccactaagttcacctccaggaggagcatgcctccttcACAAAggtcacctccaggaggagcatgcctcctccacaagattcatcCCCAGGagaagcatgcctcctccacaaaattcacctccaggaggagcatcccTCCTCCACAAAGTGCACCTCCGGGAGGAGCATCCCTCCTCCACAAGCTTCACCTCCAGGAGAAGCATGCCTCATTcacaagattcacctccaggaggagcatcccTCCTCCACAAAGTGCACTTCCGAGAGGAGCATCCCTCCTCCACAAgcttcacctccaggaggagcatgtcTCCTCCACAAAGATCACCTCcgggaggagcatgcctcctccacaaagttcattCTCCAGAAGGGGCATGCCTCCTCCAAGAggggcatgcctcctccacaatgtTCACCCCCAGGAGGAGGCTTCCTCCACAGACCGTCTCTGGAGAAAGAATACTTCATCCACGAACCTTGTCTCCGCCAAAATGAAGTTTCCTCCACAAGTTATGCGTTCCACTCAGGAGGAGACCTCCTCCACGAACCTTGCCTCCGCCGAAGCAAGCTTCCTCCACAATCTCGACCTCTAaaggagcaaggcctcctccaaGAACTCTACACACATGGAGGAGTGAGGTCACCTCCGGGCACCTCACGTCCTCCGCAATACTTCGAAGACTCCGAATACTTAAAGGCGACTCTATACACCATCCTAGGCCGGGAGCAGGGCCTAGGTACCTCGCTTGAGACCCAAGGAGGAATGTGGCTTGGAGACTAGAGCAAGAGGTTTGTCAAGGAGGACGAGCTTGCCTCCGGCGAGCTCTAACTTGACCggtcctagagagagagggggcatcGACCGCCATCTGACATCTCGGAAGAAGTATCATACCTACCGCCTGGCACCTCGGAGCCCGTATCATGCCTACCACCTGACTTGGCAGATGATGCGTGTCTCCATGTATCACCGAAATAGCCTCTGTTAGTTCCTCGGTTACAGGCTCCGATGCTTGACTTGGGACTAAAAGAGGAAAGGAGGTCAACCTCCACTCTGTCCACCAATGGAGAGGAGCCTTACACCTAGCTCTCCCCCATCTCCAAGGCTCATATAAAAGACAAGTATTCAAAACACACAACTAACACCTACCTACTCTCCActgccatccctctctctctctctaagtctgccccgagctctctcctcctccacctccggtggtTCCCGAACACCATCGTAGCAACCGCCATATACCCAGAGGGCGACCTCATGAGGTACTCTTCCCACTCCTACCTCCCACACCAAGGTTACCACTTTAGTACTGAACCCACCATGTACTTCATAGTTCCTTCCAAAGAACCCAACACATAGATCTGCGGCCCATCGAGGACGGGATGTAGGATGATTACACAGAGTTAATTTCTTGAAGGATGAATACCTTGTATGGCCAGTACTTGAAGCAAAGAATAAGCTGATTAATTAGTTGCATAGATGGAAAAGTGAGACCCCAAATACTGGAAAACAGAATGGAAAACAATTGTTACAAGTTGCTAATTCTACACAATGAAAAACAATTTGTTTGACAATACAAAGACCATCATTCATTTCCTTTTGGGCATTAAAACCTTAAAGGGGCTACAGACTCTACACTACAGCACTAAGCACATAATTTCTATCTCCATTTTTCCCAACAGACCAGAGCCTGGCTGTCCTGATTCCACTATCAAAATCTCTGGAATCCACAGAGGGAACTCCTAATTGCCCTGATCGACATGTGTACAgcaaaaattgaggaaaaaggCTTGATGCTTCATCCATGTTTCATCATACTTAATAAGTTGGGTACCCTAACAAGTTTGTGTTGTTCCTGTTGGACAACGAAACAACAAGAAAAGGCCTCATATTTTAGAAGGTAAGCAATTATTTTGTTCAAGATCAAAATTCACATATTTGAAAAATAGCAGACGCATTTGGCATAAAGGAATTCTTGTGTAGATATTGTCGGAAAAGTAAACTTGATTTTAGATAATTATGGATTCTAGGAAATCGTGGAGACACATGATACATAAATGGTGTGATTCATGTATGTAGTTGAAGATTCATTTGTTAGTTCAAGAGTCACTATTTTTATTCATGTATGGAGTCTAAGGGTCAAGAGTCAGGTAAGATTCATGTATCTAGGAGTCTATACATACCTATGTAATCTAGTGATTCTGTGAGTGG
Coding sequences:
- the LOC131323600 gene encoding uncharacterized protein LOC131323600, which translates into the protein MELLRKADVHRAVVNSLRLVVLRERKWMDVVVSRWSANSHTLPVAWDETGPTLEDVGCLLRLPMLGKVDPSAGRLSPSQQDMVDALRKSVRREKGHNGDLGATKAGEEAHVVTDGSGLKESAHLAAFLAYWLTWYIFPGPPKDGVDTTLFELATILASGESVPLAPLFLGTLFKRLDMLQDAARRSCGRYDLPIYVATNFLHMFLFERFPKVAPKPNDFGAGGSGERGEPCRNVCRSARWSGSGIQDVQGSIADVLDVEGEFVTRSYVNTPKGVFPFNVYLEEDVVAFANKDDASTTELFRMSCMMRGELPYFVNGKYGSVIYDPMRVARQFGLIRGCRNHFCHRGVWRCVEEVPEIGLPGGA